Proteins from a single region of Pungitius pungitius chromosome 4, fPunPun2.1, whole genome shotgun sequence:
- the LOC119225839 gene encoding BTB/POZ domain-containing protein 1-like isoform X2: MATGNGVGGSLASNHDDQEAASNSVQSGDAAVPSNAPASGPARSASPPVLGLHREPMYNWQATKSSLKERFAFLFNNELLSDVRFVVGKGRQAQRIPAHKFVLAAGSAVFDAMFNGGMATTSTEIELPDVEPAAFLALLRFLYSDEVHIGPETVMTTLYTAKKYAVPALESHCVEFLTKHLRADNAFMLLTQARLFDEPQLASLCLDTIDKSTADAINAEGFTDIDLDTLCAVLQRDTLSIRENRLFGAVVRWAEAECYRQQLAPTSENKQNVLGKALPLIRFPLMTVEEFAAVNPKPRVDYIDRPRCCLRGEECSINRFQQVESRWGYSGTSDRIRFNVNKRISIVGFGLYGSIHGPTDYQVNIQILESDKRIILGQNDTGFNCDGTANTFRVMFKEPVEILPNVSYTACATLKGPDSHYGTKGLKKVTKETTTGAKTTFLFFSSPGNNNGTSVEDGQIPEIIYYT; encoded by the exons ATGGCGACCGGGAACGGCGTCGGTGGCAGCTTAGCGTCAAACCATGACGACCAGGAGGCTGCGTCCAACTCGGTTCAGTCTGGAGACGCAGCGGTGCCCTCCAACGCGCCAGCCTCCGGTCCTGCCCGGTCCGCCTCTCCGCCCGTCCTCGGCCTTCACCGGGAGCCCATGTACAACTGGCAGGCGACGAAGAGCTCCCTGAAGGAGCGCTTCGCCTTCCTCTTCAACAACGAGCTGCTCAGCGACGTCCGGTTCGTCGTCGGGAAGGGCAGGCAGGCCCAGAGGATACCGGCCCATAAATTCGTCCTGGCCGCCGGTAGCGCCGTATTTGATGCCATGTTCAACGGAGGGATGGCCACGACCTCCACGGAAATAGAGCTCCCCGACGTGGAACCCGCAGCCTTCCTGGCGCTGCTCAG GTTCTTGTATTCTGACGAGGTCCACATTGGTCCTGAGACGGTGATGACGACTCTGTACACGGCGAAGAAGTACGCGGTCCCCGCTCTGGAAAGTCACTGTGTGGAGTTCCTCACCAAGCACCTCAGAGCGGACAACGCTTTCATGCTCCTCACTCAG GCAAGACTATTTGACGAGCCTCAACTGGCCAGCCTCTGCTTAGACACCATAGACAAAAGCACTGCGGACGCAATAAACGCAGAGGGTTTCACAGATATTGACCTTG ACACCTTATGTGCAGTGCTGCAAAGGGACACGCTCAGCATCAGGGAGAACCGCTTGTTTGGGGCGGTGGTACGCTGGGCCGAGGCCGAGTGTTACAGACAACAGCTTGCCCCGACCTCCGAGAACAAACAGAACGTTCTGGGCAAAGCCCTCCCGCTCATCCGCTTCCCGCTCATGACCGTTGAGGAGTTTGCGGCAG TAAACCCCAAACCACGGGTCGACTACATCGACAGGCCCCGCTGCTGCCTCAGGGGGGAGGAGTGCAGCATTAATAGGTTCCAGCAGGTTGAGAGTCGATGGGGGTACAGTGGTACCAGCGACAGAATCAG atTCAATGTTAACAAAAGAATATCCATAGTGGGTTTTGGCTTGTATGGTTCAATACATGGACCCACTGACTATCAGGTCAACATACAG ATCTTAGAGAGCGACAAGCGCATCATACTGGGGCAGAACGACACCGGGTTCAACTGTGACGGCACAGCAAACACGTTCCGAGTGATGTTCAAAGAGCCGGTGGAAATCCTTCCCAATGTCAGCTACACTGCATGTGCCACCTTAAAG GGCCCAGACTCCCATTATGGCACCAAGGGGTTGAAGAAAGTGACCAAGGAAACCACAACGGGGGCCAAGacgacctttttgttttttagctcCCCAGGAAATAACAACGGTACGTCTGTGGAGGACGGGCAGATCCCGGAGATAATCTACTACACCTAG
- the LOC119225839 gene encoding BTB/POZ domain-containing protein 1-like isoform X1 has product MATGNGVGGSLASNHDDQEAASNSVQSGDAAVPSNAPASGPARSASPPVLGLHREPMYNWQATKSSLKERFAFLFNNELLSDVRFVVGKGRQAQRIPAHKFVLAAGSAVFDAMFNGGMATTSTEIELPDVEPAAFLALLRFLYSDEVHIGPETVMTTLYTAKKYAVPALESHCVEFLTKHLRADNAFMLLTQARLFDEPQLASLCLDTIDKSTADAINAEGFTDIDLDTLCAVLQRDTLSIRENRLFGAVVRWAEAECYRQQLAPTSENKQNVLGKALPLIRFPLMTVEEFAAGPAQSGILFDREVVNLFLHFTVNPKPRVDYIDRPRCCLRGEECSINRFQQVESRWGYSGTSDRIRFNVNKRISIVGFGLYGSIHGPTDYQVNIQILESDKRIILGQNDTGFNCDGTANTFRVMFKEPVEILPNVSYTACATLKGPDSHYGTKGLKKVTKETTTGAKTTFLFFSSPGNNNGTSVEDGQIPEIIYYT; this is encoded by the exons ATGGCGACCGGGAACGGCGTCGGTGGCAGCTTAGCGTCAAACCATGACGACCAGGAGGCTGCGTCCAACTCGGTTCAGTCTGGAGACGCAGCGGTGCCCTCCAACGCGCCAGCCTCCGGTCCTGCCCGGTCCGCCTCTCCGCCCGTCCTCGGCCTTCACCGGGAGCCCATGTACAACTGGCAGGCGACGAAGAGCTCCCTGAAGGAGCGCTTCGCCTTCCTCTTCAACAACGAGCTGCTCAGCGACGTCCGGTTCGTCGTCGGGAAGGGCAGGCAGGCCCAGAGGATACCGGCCCATAAATTCGTCCTGGCCGCCGGTAGCGCCGTATTTGATGCCATGTTCAACGGAGGGATGGCCACGACCTCCACGGAAATAGAGCTCCCCGACGTGGAACCCGCAGCCTTCCTGGCGCTGCTCAG GTTCTTGTATTCTGACGAGGTCCACATTGGTCCTGAGACGGTGATGACGACTCTGTACACGGCGAAGAAGTACGCGGTCCCCGCTCTGGAAAGTCACTGTGTGGAGTTCCTCACCAAGCACCTCAGAGCGGACAACGCTTTCATGCTCCTCACTCAG GCAAGACTATTTGACGAGCCTCAACTGGCCAGCCTCTGCTTAGACACCATAGACAAAAGCACTGCGGACGCAATAAACGCAGAGGGTTTCACAGATATTGACCTTG ACACCTTATGTGCAGTGCTGCAAAGGGACACGCTCAGCATCAGGGAGAACCGCTTGTTTGGGGCGGTGGTACGCTGGGCCGAGGCCGAGTGTTACAGACAACAGCTTGCCCCGACCTCCGAGAACAAACAGAACGTTCTGGGCAAAGCCCTCCCGCTCATCCGCTTCCCGCTCATGACCGTTGAGGAGTTTGCGGCAG GGCCTGCCCAGTCTGGAATATTGTTCGATCGGGAGGTGGTAAATCTGTTTTTACACTTTACAGTAAACCCCAAACCACGGGTCGACTACATCGACAGGCCCCGCTGCTGCCTCAGGGGGGAGGAGTGCAGCATTAATAGGTTCCAGCAGGTTGAGAGTCGATGGGGGTACAGTGGTACCAGCGACAGAATCAG atTCAATGTTAACAAAAGAATATCCATAGTGGGTTTTGGCTTGTATGGTTCAATACATGGACCCACTGACTATCAGGTCAACATACAG ATCTTAGAGAGCGACAAGCGCATCATACTGGGGCAGAACGACACCGGGTTCAACTGTGACGGCACAGCAAACACGTTCCGAGTGATGTTCAAAGAGCCGGTGGAAATCCTTCCCAATGTCAGCTACACTGCATGTGCCACCTTAAAG GGCCCAGACTCCCATTATGGCACCAAGGGGTTGAAGAAAGTGACCAAGGAAACCACAACGGGGGCCAAGacgacctttttgttttttagctcCCCAGGAAATAACAACGGTACGTCTGTGGAGGACGGGCAGATCCCGGAGATAATCTACTACACCTAG
- the LOC119225962 gene encoding transmembrane 6 superfamily member 1-like isoform X2: MFSSPHHLHFSSFYAQKEGSSRSPFLCVVNLIIGLEQDNIIDGFVTFYLREADPHINTAHGHMISYWDGCVHYLMYLVMIAAITWGDSYRAIGLYWMGSFLTRAIVYILGNAVGKYGTQVCPLFLLHILYVSVSVWVCFRIFSKRPTPDLQLSSVQEAERKSLLHRPLDLLFIIYLIPAFAFCIFRGLIVLDFSSEWCLAYTRQYEPYLKDPSAYAKIQMLVSMLYSGPYYIITLYGLMVPGCEWMTDLTLVHSGALAQAQFAHIGASLHTRTPFSYRVPAGGQPVFLLVNILYAVVPQALCYRCRSRPAFFLTPRPVKKTE; the protein is encoded by the exons ATGTTCAGCAGTCCTCATCATCTCCATTTCAGCTCGTTTTATGCTCAAAAAGAAGGCTCCAGTAGATCCCCTTTTCTATG TGTGGTGAATCTGATCATCGGGCTGGAGCAGGACAACATCATTGATGGATTTGTGACGTTTTACCTCAGAGAG GCAGATCCCCATATTAATACAGCACATGGTCACATGATCTCCTACTGGGACGGCTGTGTGCACTATCTCATGTATCTGGTCATGATAGCTGCGATTACTTGGGG GGACAGCTACCGAGCCATAGGACTCTACTGGATGGGATCTTTTCTCACACGTGCCATAGTCTACATTCTTGGCAATGCTGTGG GTAAATATGGGACCCAAGTTTGCCCTCTCTTCCTTCTCCACATattgtatgtctctgtgtcggTCTGGGTCTGCTTCCGCATCTTCAGCAAGCGCCCCACACCGGACCTTCAGTTGTCA AGCGTCCAAGAGGCTGAAAGAAAGAGTTTACTCCACAGACCTCTGGACCTTCTGTTCATCATCTACCTCATTCCTGCTTTTGCTTTCTGCATCTTCAGAGGCCTG ATTGTTCTGGACTTTTCCAGCGAATGGTGTCTAGCATACACACGACAGTATGAGCCTTACCTCAAAGACCCTTCAGCCTATGCTAAAATACAG ATGCTGGTGAGCATGCTGTACTCTGGACCATACTACATCATTACTCTGTATGGGCTGATGGTGCCAGGGTGCGAGTGGATGACGGATCTAACCTTAGTGCACTCCGGGGCACTGGCACAG GCCCAGTTCGCTCATATTGGTGCGTCACTTCACACGCGGACGCCGTTCTCCTACAGAGTGCCTGCTGGAGGCCAGCCTGTCTTCTTACTGGTCAATATCCTGTACGCTGTGGTGCCTCAGGCTCTGTGTTACCGCTGCCGCAGCAGGCCGGCCTTCTTCCTGACGCCGAGGCCAGTTAAGAAGactgaatga
- the LOC119225962 gene encoding transmembrane 6 superfamily member 1-like isoform X1: MSASAGTGVFVLSLMSIPFCYLFNSLIYNNSAEAFFFAGCSAVLIISISARFMLKKKAPVDPLFYVFAMYAFLSVVNLIIGLEQDNIIDGFVTFYLREADPHINTAHGHMISYWDGCVHYLMYLVMIAAITWGDSYRAIGLYWMGSFLTRAIVYILGNAVGKYGTQVCPLFLLHILYVSVSVWVCFRIFSKRPTPDLQLSSVQEAERKSLLHRPLDLLFIIYLIPAFAFCIFRGLIVLDFSSEWCLAYTRQYEPYLKDPSAYAKIQMLVSMLYSGPYYIITLYGLMVPGCEWMTDLTLVHSGALAQAQFAHIGASLHTRTPFSYRVPAGGQPVFLLVNILYAVVPQALCYRCRSRPAFFLTPRPVKKTE, translated from the exons ATGAGCGCGTCGGCAGGGACGGGAGTGTTTGTGCTCTCCTTGATGTCCATTCCCTTCTGCTATTTATTTAATTCCCTTATTTACAACAACAG TGCTGAAGCTTTCTTCTTCGCTGGATGTTCAGCAGTCCTCATCATCTCCATTTCAGCTCGTTTTATGCTCAAAAAGAAGGCTCCAGTAGATCCCCTTTTCTATG TATTTGCAATGTATGCGTTCCTCAGTGTGGTGAATCTGATCATCGGGCTGGAGCAGGACAACATCATTGATGGATTTGTGACGTTTTACCTCAGAGAG GCAGATCCCCATATTAATACAGCACATGGTCACATGATCTCCTACTGGGACGGCTGTGTGCACTATCTCATGTATCTGGTCATGATAGCTGCGATTACTTGGGG GGACAGCTACCGAGCCATAGGACTCTACTGGATGGGATCTTTTCTCACACGTGCCATAGTCTACATTCTTGGCAATGCTGTGG GTAAATATGGGACCCAAGTTTGCCCTCTCTTCCTTCTCCACATattgtatgtctctgtgtcggTCTGGGTCTGCTTCCGCATCTTCAGCAAGCGCCCCACACCGGACCTTCAGTTGTCA AGCGTCCAAGAGGCTGAAAGAAAGAGTTTACTCCACAGACCTCTGGACCTTCTGTTCATCATCTACCTCATTCCTGCTTTTGCTTTCTGCATCTTCAGAGGCCTG ATTGTTCTGGACTTTTCCAGCGAATGGTGTCTAGCATACACACGACAGTATGAGCCTTACCTCAAAGACCCTTCAGCCTATGCTAAAATACAG ATGCTGGTGAGCATGCTGTACTCTGGACCATACTACATCATTACTCTGTATGGGCTGATGGTGCCAGGGTGCGAGTGGATGACGGATCTAACCTTAGTGCACTCCGGGGCACTGGCACAG GCCCAGTTCGCTCATATTGGTGCGTCACTTCACACGCGGACGCCGTTCTCCTACAGAGTGCCTGCTGGAGGCCAGCCTGTCTTCTTACTGGTCAATATCCTGTACGCTGTGGTGCCTCAGGCTCTGTGTTACCGCTGCCGCAGCAGGCCGGCCTTCTTCCTGACGCCGAGGCCAGTTAAGAAGactgaatga
- the LOC119225962 gene encoding transmembrane 6 superfamily member 1-like isoform X3 — MISYWDGCVHYLMYLVMIAAITWGDSYRAIGLYWMGSFLTRAIVYILGNAVGKYGTQVCPLFLLHILYVSVSVWVCFRIFSKRPTPDLQLSSVQEAERKSLLHRPLDLLFIIYLIPAFAFCIFRGLIVLDFSSEWCLAYTRQYEPYLKDPSAYAKIQMLVSMLYSGPYYIITLYGLMVPGCEWMTDLTLVHSGALAQAQFAHIGASLHTRTPFSYRVPAGGQPVFLLVNILYAVVPQALCYRCRSRPAFFLTPRPVKKTE; from the exons ATGATCTCCTACTGGGACGGCTGTGTGCACTATCTCATGTATCTGGTCATGATAGCTGCGATTACTTGGGG GGACAGCTACCGAGCCATAGGACTCTACTGGATGGGATCTTTTCTCACACGTGCCATAGTCTACATTCTTGGCAATGCTGTGG GTAAATATGGGACCCAAGTTTGCCCTCTCTTCCTTCTCCACATattgtatgtctctgtgtcggTCTGGGTCTGCTTCCGCATCTTCAGCAAGCGCCCCACACCGGACCTTCAGTTGTCA AGCGTCCAAGAGGCTGAAAGAAAGAGTTTACTCCACAGACCTCTGGACCTTCTGTTCATCATCTACCTCATTCCTGCTTTTGCTTTCTGCATCTTCAGAGGCCTG ATTGTTCTGGACTTTTCCAGCGAATGGTGTCTAGCATACACACGACAGTATGAGCCTTACCTCAAAGACCCTTCAGCCTATGCTAAAATACAG ATGCTGGTGAGCATGCTGTACTCTGGACCATACTACATCATTACTCTGTATGGGCTGATGGTGCCAGGGTGCGAGTGGATGACGGATCTAACCTTAGTGCACTCCGGGGCACTGGCACAG GCCCAGTTCGCTCATATTGGTGCGTCACTTCACACGCGGACGCCGTTCTCCTACAGAGTGCCTGCTGGAGGCCAGCCTGTCTTCTTACTGGTCAATATCCTGTACGCTGTGGTGCCTCAGGCTCTGTGTTACCGCTGCCGCAGCAGGCCGGCCTTCTTCCTGACGCCGAGGCCAGTTAAGAAGactgaatga